GCACCACCCGGACATCGCCGTGATCATGATCGGGGCCAATGACGTGACCCGGCACAGCCCGGCCCAGCTGGCCGTCCGCCAGCTCGGCGAGGCCGTTGCCGCGCTGCGCGCCAACGGCTGCCAGGTGGTCGTCGGCACCTGCCCGGACCTCGGCACGATCAAGCCGGTGCGCCCGCCGCTGCGCTGGGTGGCCCGCCGGCTGAGCCGGCAGCTGGCCGCCGCGCAGACCATCGCCGTGGTGGAGGCGGGCGGCCGGACGGTCTCGCTCGGCTCGCTGCTGGGCCCGGAGTTCGCCGCCCGCCCGGAGATGTTCGCCGCCGACCGCTACCACCCCTCCGCCCAGGGCTACGCGACCGCCTCGATGGCGGTACTGCCCTCGGTCTGTGCCGCGCTCGGCCTGTGGCCCGAGGAGGAGCGTCCGAGCGCCCCCGTCCCGGGCGAGACGGTGCTGCCGGTCGCGGTGGCCGCCGCGGCGGCGGCCGGCCGGGAGGGCACCGAGGTCGCGGCGGTGGAGGCGGAGGGCGCGGGCAACCGCTGGGCGCTGCTGCGCCGGCGCCTGCGGATCGGTCTGCCCGGCTCGGGCGGGGCCGCCGGGGCCCGGCTGCACCCCGTCCAGGAGGCCCCGCCGACCACCGGGAATACGTCGGCCAGCTCACACGCTGGTGCGGGTGACGCCTGACCTACCAGGCGGTAACTTTCCTCCCGGACGTCAGGTCCGCCGTCACCCAGCGAGGAGCCCGTCATGCCCGAAGCCGTCATCGTCAGCGCCGCCCGTTCGCCGATCGGCCGGGCCTTCAAGGGCTCGCTCAAGGACGTCCGCCCGGACGACCTGACCGCCCACATCATCCAGGCCGCCCTGGCCAAGGTGCCGCAGCTCGACCCGCGCGAGATCGACGACCTGATGCTGGGCTGCGGCCTGCCTGGCGGCGAGCAGGGCCACAACCTCGCCCGCATCGTGGCCGTCCAGATGGGCATGGACTACCTGCCCGGCGCCACCATCACCCGCTACTGCTCCTCCTCGCTGCAGACCACGCGGATGGCGCTGCACGCGATCAAGGCCGGCGAGGGCGACGTCTTCATCTCGGCCGGTGTGGAGACCGTCTCGCGCAGCATCCACGGCACCTCGGACGGCATGCCGGGCACCATGAACCCGCTCTTCGACGAGGCCCAGGCCCGCACCGCCAAGCGCGCCGAAGAGGGTGGCGGCGAGTGGCACGACCCGCGCGAGGACGGGCTGGTCCCGGACGCCTACATCGCGATGGGCCAGACCGCCGAGAACCTGGCCGCGCTCAAGGGCATCACCCGCGCCGAGCAGGACGAGTTCGGCGTCCGCTCGCAGAATCTCG
The genomic region above belongs to Streptomyces sp. 1331.2 and contains:
- a CDS encoding SGNH/GDSL hydrolase family protein, with translation MPGAQTSRARVARRIATAAAYGGGGLGLLGVGLVGLLLTESKLAIQAIGALETVPPKADGTYGEAFADRAADPPPLVLAVLGDSTGAGLGVARARETPGALLAAGLASVAERPVRLVNVARSGGRSADLSGQLEQALPHHPDIAVIMIGANDVTRHSPAQLAVRQLGEAVAALRANGCQVVVGTCPDLGTIKPVRPPLRWVARRLSRQLAAAQTIAVVEAGGRTVSLGSLLGPEFAARPEMFAADRYHPSAQGYATASMAVLPSVCAALGLWPEEERPSAPVPGETVLPVAVAAAAAAGREGTEVAAVEAEGAGNRWALLRRRLRIGLPGSGGAAGARLHPVQEAPPTTGNTSASSHAGAGDA